The following proteins are co-located in the Corynebacterium aquilae DSM 44791 genome:
- a CDS encoding dipeptidase, with protein MLGTMSTTALTLNDDLVADVRQRVAGLRDSIRQNLSELVSFNSVHNEPGCEQDAVASAAWVEKALKARGLEVEVIDTVDGSKAVIGRKEPAAGAPTVLLYSHHDVVPAGDPQKWTNDPFTLTERDGRWFGRGTADCKGNVVMHLAALQVFEEIAPDSPLGITVVIEGSEERGGEGLDALIEAHPEKFAADAIMIADTGNIALGEPTLTTCLRGGAQVTVKVSTLHSQVHSGGFGGAAPDAVFALVRTLDSLRNASGAITIDGVDCTGTWKGVQYPAEDFRKDATVLDGVHLMGEGEATVADQVWARPAVSITGFTSTPVAEAVNAVPNVASAQLNLRVPPGMVAQEVTDGLVEHLRAHVPWGAKIEFEVHSVNDPFQADTSGPALAHLSQCLSAAYPGKQTVEAGTGGSIPLCTKLQETFPEAEIALYGVEEPLCTIHSIDESVSPDEIQAIGVAEALFLLTYAK; from the coding sequence ATGCTGGGGACTATGAGCACTACTGCGTTGACTTTGAATGATGATTTGGTTGCTGACGTGCGTCAGCGGGTGGCGGGTCTGCGTGATTCGATTCGCCAGAACTTGTCCGAGTTGGTGTCTTTTAACTCGGTGCACAATGAGCCGGGCTGCGAGCAGGATGCTGTGGCGTCGGCGGCGTGGGTGGAAAAGGCACTCAAGGCTCGTGGCTTGGAGGTGGAGGTCATTGACACTGTGGATGGCTCCAAAGCGGTGATTGGCCGGAAGGAGCCTGCCGCGGGCGCGCCGACGGTGTTGCTGTATTCGCACCACGATGTGGTGCCCGCGGGGGATCCGCAGAAGTGGACCAATGATCCTTTCACCTTGACGGAGCGCGATGGCCGCTGGTTTGGCCGCGGCACTGCGGACTGTAAGGGCAATGTGGTGATGCACTTGGCTGCGCTGCAGGTGTTTGAGGAGATCGCCCCGGATTCCCCGTTGGGTATCACGGTGGTCATTGAGGGTTCTGAGGAGCGCGGTGGTGAGGGCTTGGATGCTCTGATTGAGGCGCATCCGGAGAAGTTTGCGGCGGATGCCATCATGATTGCCGATACTGGCAATATTGCCCTTGGGGAGCCGACGTTGACGACCTGTTTGCGTGGTGGCGCCCAGGTGACGGTGAAGGTGTCGACGCTGCACAGCCAGGTGCACTCTGGTGGGTTTGGTGGCGCCGCCCCGGATGCGGTGTTCGCGCTGGTGCGCACGCTGGATAGTTTGCGCAACGCTTCTGGTGCGATCACCATCGATGGGGTGGATTGCACGGGCACTTGGAAGGGGGTGCAGTATCCGGCCGAGGATTTCCGCAAGGATGCCACGGTGCTTGATGGGGTGCATTTGATGGGTGAAGGTGAGGCCACTGTGGCTGATCAGGTGTGGGCCCGCCCGGCGGTGTCCATCACTGGTTTCACCTCCACCCCGGTGGCTGAGGCTGTCAATGCGGTGCCGAATGTGGCCTCCGCGCAGCTGAATTTGCGGGTACCCCCGGGCATGGTTGCCCAGGAGGTCACCGACGGGCTGGTGGAGCATTTGCGGGCGCATGTTCCGTGGGGTGCGAAGATCGAATTCGAGGTGCACTCGGTCAACGATCCTTTCCAGGCGGATACTTCCGGCCCGGCGTTGGCGCACCTGTCGCAGTGCTTGAGTGCGGCGTACCCGGGTAAGCAGACGGTGGAGGCCGGCACCGGCGGGTCGATTCCTTTGTGCACCAAGCTGCAGGAAACCTTCCCCGAGGCCGAGATTGCCTTGTATGGCGTGGAGGAGCCGCTGTGCACCATCCACTCCATTGATGAATCAGTTTCCCCTGATGAAATTCAGGCGATCGGCGTCGCGGAGGCGTTGTTCCTGCTCACTTACGCTAAGTAA
- a CDS encoding acetyl-CoA acetyltransferase has protein sequence MSTTTTFRTRTRGSFSTTFGTHTTSPSTSFVEYHRDALRPATTTPERSEPRIFADDPFRARFGIQLPRGLREEAYGMDWRTFTATYSPASTVSIRHLESTRLRMGKFRFEADINGTHQEIIATGPVSACTHLLADAGRRVEILSFHQFDLFQATVTFIYTMHEGTRAWAMGFGATRDLSAAAALSSASQRLHG, from the coding sequence ATGTCTACCACCACCACTTTCCGTACCCGCACCCGCGGCAGCTTCTCCACCACCTTCGGCACCCACACCACCAGCCCGTCGACGTCCTTTGTGGAGTACCACCGCGACGCCCTGCGCCCGGCCACCACCACCCCGGAGCGTTCCGAGCCGCGCATCTTCGCCGACGATCCTTTCCGCGCCCGTTTCGGCATCCAGCTGCCGCGCGGCCTGCGGGAGGAAGCCTATGGCATGGATTGGCGCACCTTTACCGCCACCTACTCCCCCGCCTCCACCGTGAGCATCCGCCACCTGGAGTCCACCCGCCTGCGCATGGGCAAGTTCCGCTTCGAGGCTGACATCAACGGCACCCACCAGGAGATCATCGCCACCGGCCCGGTCAGCGCCTGCACCCACCTTTTGGCCGACGCTGGTCGCCGCGTGGAGATCCTGTCCTTCCACCAGTTCGACCTGTTCCAGGCCACCGTCACCTTCATCTACACCATGCATGAGGGCACCCGCGCTTGGGCCATGGGCTTCGGTGCCACCCGCGACCTGTCCGCCGCTGCTGCCCTGTCCAGCGCCAGCCAGCGCCTGCACGGATAG
- a CDS encoding CPBP family intramembrane glutamic endopeptidase codes for MWQATGLVVGLSVLIFATALLITFLLSGPNAPIADIILTTVLIHAITMAVALTLFIQRRGIPAATLGLVAPGASMWHLLWQVPLGLMLASGTQLAVSALFFGGESAEREATSAANLVAVNPLLAVAGFFAITALTPFWEELFFRGLLLGTFRSRLPLLGAIVAQAAIFAAIHGFFVLFPYLFVSGIIFALLRLHHGNLWAPMIFHATMNTIATTVTLLSL; via the coding sequence ATGTGGCAAGCAACCGGTTTGGTCGTGGGGCTTTCCGTCCTCATTTTCGCGACCGCGCTGCTCATCACCTTCCTGCTCAGCGGGCCCAACGCCCCCATCGCCGACATCATCCTAACCACCGTGCTCATCCACGCGATCACCATGGCGGTCGCGCTGACCCTGTTCATCCAGCGGCGCGGCATCCCCGCCGCCACGCTGGGCCTGGTGGCGCCCGGCGCGAGCATGTGGCACCTGCTGTGGCAGGTTCCGCTCGGGCTGATGCTGGCCAGCGGCACCCAGCTGGCGGTGTCCGCCCTGTTTTTCGGCGGTGAAAGCGCCGAGCGGGAGGCCACCAGCGCCGCCAACCTCGTTGCGGTGAACCCCCTTTTGGCGGTGGCGGGATTTTTCGCCATCACCGCGCTGACTCCTTTTTGGGAGGAACTATTCTTCCGGGGTCTGCTGTTGGGTACTTTCCGCAGCCGCCTGCCGCTGCTGGGCGCCATCGTTGCTCAGGCCGCGATCTTTGCGGCCATACACGGGTTTTTTGTGCTGTTTCCCTACTTGTTTGTCTCCGGGATTATTTTCGCGCTGTTGCGTCTGCACCACGGCAATCTGTGGGCGCCGATGATTTTCCACGCCACCATGAACACCATCGCCACCACGGTCACGCTACTGTCCCTCTAG
- a CDS encoding NAD(P)/FAD-dependent oxidoreductase — protein MSVEQVDVVIVGGSFAGIAAGITLARAMRSVVVIDAGSPRNAAVAHAHSIPGLDGVNPGQFAAQARQEFVGFGGVVLGDEVTSVQRSNRQSDRWRVATAAGRQFVARQVVVATGLTDVLPEIAGLKPLWGTRVFHCPYCHGYETRGLKVAVFGGPNPAFSAFQPLMLLRWADTVVFYPNGMELSPVELQQMRDAGVEIDPRPVGAIAPEDTPGQGVMIRVGGEQHRADVCFVGPDFRPNDELLLAAGCQRVDGWVPTRDGATDLPGLWAVGNVVSSPDQVTQAMGTAVAAAIAIDRTMFFEDLHITSS, from the coding sequence ATGTCCGTTGAACAGGTCGATGTGGTCATTGTGGGCGGCAGTTTCGCCGGGATTGCCGCCGGGATCACCTTGGCGCGCGCCATGCGAAGCGTCGTGGTGATTGATGCGGGAAGCCCCCGGAACGCAGCGGTTGCCCACGCCCATTCCATCCCGGGCTTGGATGGGGTCAACCCGGGCCAGTTCGCCGCCCAGGCTAGGCAAGAGTTCGTCGGTTTCGGTGGGGTGGTCCTTGGCGATGAGGTCACTTCCGTACAGCGCAGCAATCGCCAGTCCGACAGGTGGCGTGTGGCCACCGCCGCGGGCCGCCAGTTTGTGGCCCGGCAGGTGGTAGTCGCCACGGGATTGACTGATGTGTTGCCGGAGATTGCTGGGCTCAAGCCGCTGTGGGGCACGCGGGTGTTTCACTGCCCCTATTGCCACGGCTACGAAACCCGCGGCCTTAAGGTGGCGGTGTTTGGTGGACCGAATCCCGCCTTTAGTGCCTTCCAACCGCTGATGCTGCTGCGCTGGGCGGACACTGTGGTGTTTTATCCCAACGGCATGGAACTATCCCCGGTTGAGCTGCAGCAGATGCGTGATGCCGGGGTGGAGATCGACCCCCGCCCGGTGGGCGCGATCGCCCCGGAGGACACCCCGGGGCAAGGGGTAATGATTCGGGTCGGTGGTGAGCAGCACCGCGCGGACGTGTGCTTTGTGGGCCCTGATTTTCGCCCCAACGACGAGTTGTTGCTGGCCGCCGGCTGCCAGCGTGTGGACGGGTGGGTACCCACCCGCGATGGCGCCACCGACCTGCCGGGGCTGTGGGCGGTCGGCAATGTGGTCAGCTCCCCGGACCAGGTCACCCAAGCCATGGGCACGGCGGTGGCGGCTGCGATTGCTATCGACAGAACAATGTTTTTCGAAGACCTCCACATCACCAGCAGCTAG
- a CDS encoding glutamate--cysteine ligase — protein sequence MAHIFKGSPQPTIGVEWELALVDPDTGDLVGRAAELIEKTPKPHDKVRFDLEFLDNTVEIVTGVCTNTAEAFEQLQASRAALDKAAREMGLRLWTSGSHPTTDFRTQDVSDKPHYKEIIERTQYWGRQMLIWGLHVHVGVKDEDRVWPIIGGLMTLMPVMLAYSASSPAWISEDTGYASNRSMLYQQLPTAGIPYGFDTWAEYESFMKDQETSGVVSHTGSMHFDIRPACEHGTIEVRVCDSPATLWEVAALTAFIHCAVVYFDSLIDAGEAVPKLPYWHNVENKWRAARYGDETLMITDGDTHEATVDVVLEDYLQRFAPIAKDLGCEDELAMMRTLAKVRPGYVRQREAFAQHNDWVEVVHHTVDELASGDVPPRL from the coding sequence GTGGCCCACATTTTTAAAGGTTCTCCCCAGCCCACGATTGGTGTGGAGTGGGAGCTTGCGCTTGTCGATCCGGACACTGGTGATTTGGTGGGCAGGGCTGCCGAGTTGATTGAGAAGACTCCGAAGCCGCACGACAAGGTGCGTTTTGATTTGGAGTTTTTGGATAACACGGTGGAGATCGTCACCGGGGTGTGCACTAACACGGCCGAGGCGTTTGAGCAGCTGCAGGCATCCCGGGCGGCGTTGGATAAGGCTGCCCGGGAGATGGGGCTGCGGTTGTGGACTTCTGGTTCGCACCCGACGACGGATTTCCGCACCCAGGACGTGTCGGATAAGCCGCATTACAAGGAGATCATCGAACGCACCCAGTACTGGGGACGCCAGATGCTGATCTGGGGTTTGCATGTGCATGTGGGGGTCAAAGATGAGGATCGGGTGTGGCCGATCATCGGTGGGTTGATGACTTTGATGCCGGTGATGTTGGCGTATTCGGCGTCGAGCCCCGCCTGGATTTCCGAGGACACCGGCTATGCCTCCAACCGGTCGATGCTGTACCAACAGTTGCCGACCGCCGGTATCCCTTATGGTTTCGATACGTGGGCTGAGTACGAGTCCTTCATGAAGGATCAGGAAACCTCCGGGGTGGTGTCCCATACGGGCAGCATGCATTTCGATATTCGTCCCGCCTGTGAGCACGGCACGATTGAGGTGCGGGTGTGCGATAGTCCTGCCACTTTGTGGGAGGTTGCTGCGCTGACGGCGTTTATTCATTGCGCGGTGGTGTATTTCGATTCGCTGATTGATGCCGGCGAGGCTGTGCCGAAGTTGCCGTACTGGCACAACGTCGAAAACAAGTGGCGGGCTGCCCGCTACGGCGACGAGACCCTCATGATTACCGACGGCGACACGCATGAGGCCACTGTGGATGTGGTGCTTGAGGACTACCTCCAGCGTTTTGCGCCGATCGCGAAAGATCTCGGCTGCGAGGATGAGTTGGCGATGATGCGCACCTTGGCGAAGGTTCGCCCGGGGTACGTGCGCCAGCGTGAGGCGTTCGCTCAGCACAACGATTGGGTTGAGGTCGTGCACCACACGGTCGATGAGTTGGCGTCGGGGGATGTGCCGCCACGACTGTAG
- a CDS encoding LytR C-terminal domain-containing protein: protein MSDYNEVDLESNGAAPVSATGAAAPRVPLRGIAMILLAVAALLVAWGVWSMTRGDSDDVVRATATPSLTAPQGQKPAPANEQPQKPADDQAAPSPAQQPRPVEGQGQAAPAPAGGRDAAPAANVPTNAPVVVLNNSTVQGLAANVADRIRPNFEVAEVGNYPERPFPRSVAFYTPGNQVEEATAKAVARQLNIVAEPRPADLSDVPAGVLLILTQDMN from the coding sequence GTGTCTGACTACAACGAAGTTGATCTTGAATCCAATGGTGCTGCTCCTGTGAGTGCGACTGGTGCTGCCGCACCGCGTGTCCCGTTGCGTGGGATTGCCATGATTTTGCTGGCTGTCGCTGCGCTGTTGGTGGCGTGGGGCGTGTGGTCGATGACTCGTGGTGATAGTGATGATGTGGTGCGGGCGACGGCGACGCCGTCGCTGACTGCGCCGCAGGGGCAAAAGCCCGCCCCGGCTAATGAGCAGCCTCAAAAGCCTGCTGATGATCAGGCTGCGCCGTCCCCGGCGCAGCAGCCGCGCCCGGTGGAAGGCCAGGGTCAGGCTGCTCCTGCCCCGGCTGGTGGCCGTGATGCGGCACCGGCAGCTAATGTGCCGACGAATGCGCCGGTGGTGGTGCTGAATAATTCGACGGTGCAGGGCTTGGCGGCGAATGTGGCGGATCGGATTCGCCCGAATTTCGAGGTGGCTGAGGTGGGTAACTACCCTGAGCGCCCGTTCCCGCGTTCGGTGGCTTTCTATACTCCCGGCAATCAGGTGGAGGAGGCCACTGCGAAGGCTGTGGCCCGCCAGCTCAATATTGTTGCGGAGCCGCGTCCGGCGGATCTCAGTGACGTGCCGGCTGGTGTGCTGCTGATTTTGACGCAGGACATGAACTAG
- a CDS encoding DUF3263 domain-containing protein → MGLSEFDRRLLDCASRLPRQVGARDEMIRAELGVSSTRFFQRLNVLLDSAEALEYAPALVRRLQRVRSGRGVPGA, encoded by the coding sequence GTGGGGTTGAGTGAGTTCGATCGGCGCTTGTTGGATTGTGCGTCCCGGTTGCCGCGACAGGTCGGGGCGCGGGATGAGATGATTCGGGCGGAGTTGGGGGTGAGTTCGACGCGGTTTTTTCAGCGGTTGAATGTGTTGCTGGATTCGGCGGAGGCGTTGGAGTATGCGCCGGCGTTGGTGCGGCGTTTGCAGCGGGTGCGGTCGGGGCGTGGCGTGCCGGGGGCTTAG
- a CDS encoding peptide deformylase, producing the protein MTIRPVVVHGDPVLHTPTTKVTAFDDELKTLVADMYDTMDKAHGVGLAANQIGVGLRVFVYDCPDVEGPNGEIKTEQDIAAQGGPNRRGVVVNPTLETSVIPETMPNDDGSDDEGCLSVPGYSFPTGRADWAKVTGFDETGQPVEIEGYGFFARCLQHEVGHLDGYVYTDTLIGRWKRMAKKEIKHNGWTEAGHTWMPGVDPDPFGVDDEDTDN; encoded by the coding sequence ATGACAATTCGCCCCGTTGTAGTCCACGGAGACCCCGTCCTTCACACCCCCACCACAAAGGTCACCGCCTTCGACGACGAACTCAAAACCCTCGTCGCCGACATGTACGACACCATGGACAAAGCCCACGGCGTCGGCCTCGCAGCCAACCAAATCGGCGTCGGCCTCCGCGTCTTCGTCTACGACTGCCCCGACGTCGAAGGACCCAACGGCGAAATCAAAACCGAACAAGACATCGCCGCCCAAGGCGGCCCCAACCGCCGCGGCGTTGTCGTCAACCCCACCCTTGAAACCAGCGTCATCCCCGAAACCATGCCCAACGACGATGGCAGTGACGACGAAGGCTGCCTGTCCGTCCCCGGCTACTCCTTCCCCACCGGCCGCGCCGACTGGGCCAAAGTCACCGGCTTCGACGAAACCGGCCAACCAGTCGAAATCGAAGGCTACGGCTTTTTCGCCCGCTGCCTCCAACACGAAGTCGGCCACCTCGACGGCTACGTCTACACCGACACCCTCATCGGCCGCTGGAAGCGCATGGCCAAAAAGGAAATCAAACACAACGGCTGGACCGAAGCCGGCCACACCTGGATGCCCGGCGTAGACCCCGACCCCTTCGGCGTCGACGACGAGGACACCGACAACTAA